DNA from Panthera leo isolate Ple1 chromosome D2, P.leo_Ple1_pat1.1, whole genome shotgun sequence:
CTACATTGGCCAGAATGAAGACCAATGTTTTTCTGAACCATTCCACTCCAAGgccatgtgattttatttttgtcttgataTTTTCATTCTGCACATTGTCTCTCTCAGAACCTGGTGGACCTGCTTATTCCGCAGAGTGTAGATGACAGGGTTCAACAGCGGGGTCACCACCGTATGCACAAGGGCAGCCTCCCTGTTGGAGTCCAGCCtgttggtttgctttggtttcacGTATATAAAGACACAGCTGCTGTATATCAGGGAGAGGACTATGAAGTGAGAGGAGCAGGTGGAGAAAGCTTTCTGTCGCTCCTTGGCTGATGGGAGTCGCACAACTGTGACTACTATGTTGCTGTATGCAATGATGGTTATGATAAGGGATGTCAAAATGATAAACAAAGCAATGACAAAGGCCAACATTTCAACAAACCTGGTATTAGAACAGGAGAGATGAATCAGGGAACCAAGATCACAGAAGAAGTGGGGGATGACATTGGGGCCACAGAACGATAACTGGGAAACCTTTACTATCAGACCAGTGATGAGAAGGAAGGCCAAAACACAGCAGGCAGTGGCCAAGAGGAAGCAAGTCTTGAGGTTCATGATGGTTGGGTAATGCAGAGGCTTGCAAATGGCCGTGTACCGATCCACAGACATCACTGTTATGAGGAAGAAACCTGTGGCTCCGAGGTATACATACACAAAGGCTTGTATGAAACAGGCAAGAAAGGAAATGGTTTGCCGGCCTAAAAGAAAGATGACCAGCAACTTAGGAATAACAGCACTTATGAAACAACTctcaaagaaggagaaaatgctgAGGAAAAAGTACATAGGTGTCTGGAGCCGGGAGTCAGCACAGGTGATGGTGACTATGACAGCATTGCCTGTAATGGATGCCAGGTAGGCCAGCAGGTGCACCAGGAAGAGGACCTTTCCCAGGTGTTGGATGGCAGGAAACCCCTCCAAGGTGAATTCTTGGACAGTGGTCCCGTTCCCCATTTCCATGGGCATCTCTTTCCACAGCATCATCCCTGCTGGTCTTAACCCACAATAAAGACATAAAGGAGGGCAAAGGTTTTAGCGGAGCACATGATTAAGTTATTTGCCTATCCTGGAAGGTGGCTAGGCAGATAGCAAAGTGGTTTACTCAGCTGGTTCTTGAATCAGAAGGACCTGAATTCATTACTAGTTCAACACTGAGTTCTAACCCCTGAGAGATGGGTTATCTTTGGAAAGGTAGTTAACCGTTATGAACCTCACTTTCACCCTCAGTAAAATGAAGATGACAGGATCTGCTTGTTCATGTTCTTGTGAGAATAAGTAAGATAAAGCATGTAGCTCACTTGCCATATGATGCCAATGTTTCTATGTGTTCTCAATGTCTAATTGTAATGTGATGGTCATTATTATGCTGAATAGAATATCATCAGTAGGCAATATTGTtgaaattttttagttttaaaacactTTACTGTTTTTAACAACATTATTTATTTGTAGTAAACATAGCAGTTATGTTAGTAATATTCACTTTGAGCGTCTCTTTTAATATGTAACACATTCTAAGGTCcaagctatcatcatcatcatttgttGAGGACCTATACTTGTTCTGTGCTGGTCACTGAAATTCACTATTTCTATTACTCTTCACAGTAATGAAGAGCCTCTTCTAAAGAAGCAGAAACGGAGGCTTAGAGAGATCCAGAGAGCTTAGGTCATTTAGCTGGGACTTTAGCCACAATGTCCAAATCCAGAGTACCTGCTTTTTCTAAATGcagtgacaaaatattttaaaatagaaacaaatctaTAGTTGATGATCTCTCAACCTTAAGTGCAAGATTAGCTTTACTTATCTTGTTTCTCTCCCAGGTTAGTATCACTGATGAGTTACTGACCTGCAGATTGACATGGGGTCAGAGACGATCTACTTTAGCACTAGCAGTTTGTAGAAGAGACTGGAGACCAGAGATATTTTGGGCTTCTCAACAACATGACATGAACTGTGAATGCGGGATTTACCACCCACCCCCAGAGTTCATGCTGGGTTGTGAGGGCCATGGGAGTGACAATAGTTCACAGGATTAATACACTTAAGAGCATATGCTGGCAACCTATATTCACTCTTGCATGAAAGCTCAGTGAACATTCTTCTCTTTTCAGTCCTCCCAATCAGTGACATCTCTCATGATGGTGTTTGGCTGTAGCATCTCAATTTAAGCTAAAGTTTGGCAGTGTGGAATGTGTCACTCACTAACTCAAGGTGCGCCTGCTTCTTCCAGTTGACCCCAGAAAGTCCACCATGTCACCATGGTCCCTGAGGCTGTCACACACAGGAGTCACCACATGGTGGGCAGGGCTACCTCCTCTAGCTGCCATTGTGTCTCAAGAAAGCAAGAGCTTGCTGTGGgatgaggggaaaggagaggagaagtaAATGCATTTGTCATAGCTTGTTGTCCCAAAGTGGGGTGAATATGCATCTCATTGGCCAGTGTTCCGGCTGATAAAGCCTTGTTTGTATAGCCCAGAATGTTTCCTACCACAGCAAGGCTACATGGCAGCCTTGCTCACTGAACCCCCAGAAAGGCGCAGACAGACTAAAACAACCACATTTCGCTGCCCCCAGTTCTGGGCTAGAGCTGGACTCTCGGACTACTTAGGGTTCTGCTGAAAGGTCTGGCTCTGCTCCCCCAAGTGGGTAAAAGCCCACCTAACATGCAACATTGCCATCCACCTGCTATACCAGTTAATGGGAGTAGGCAGCTGCTTCTTATTTCAGCCCTGGGTGCTGCTGAGACAAGGGTCCTTCTGCTGCAGCACTCCATGGTCATGGGCACACCTGCTCCAAGACACCTTCTACTGCACTGTGCTTCTCCATCATATCCTCACCTGTCTGTGTGAGATGCATCCTTCATTTCCTGCATCAACAGTGAGAAACAGCTGACATGCACGTTTGAAGTCCCTCTGATATTTTTGCCACAGGACTGTTTGGTCAGCAGCAGGATGGACCCAGCCAGTGAGCAGAGAGTGCAGGTCCCCAAACCTCATTAGATcctgaagagacagagacagagacagaaagtaaaggcATGATTGGTGTACTGGGGACAGCTAATTGGTCACTgttgaaaataaagtttactgGCTCTACCCTCATATTTATCTTTCCATTGTCAA
Protein-coding regions in this window:
- the LOC122201818 gene encoding olfactory receptor 6C75-like — protein: MQEMKDASHTDRPAGMMLWKEMPMEMGNGTTVQEFTLEGFPAIQHLGKVLFLVHLLAYLASITGNAVIVTITCADSRLQTPMYFFLSIFSFFESCFISAVIPKLLVIFLLGRQTISFLACFIQAFVYVYLGATGFFLITVMSVDRYTAICKPLHYPTIMNLKTCFLLATACCVLAFLLITGLIVKVSQLSFCGPNVIPHFFCDLGSLIHLSCSNTRFVEMLAFVIALFIILTSLIITIIAYSNIVVTVVRLPSAKERQKAFSTCSSHFIVLSLIYSSCVFIYVKPKQTNRLDSNREAALVHTVVTPLLNPVIYTLRNKQVHQVLRETMCRMKISRQK